In the genome of Desulfuribacillus stibiiarsenatis, one region contains:
- a CDS encoding DEAD/DEAH box helicase has translation MNAAKQMSRNYSAPAYLQPQRETTYYGSIDYEDRTGSWIIHAQPIVLQLIKRLFPSADSRGSGVARFKANKRSTGDLNWLMLRYPLEVKCYEKWDSEYVKIVNHAIESRKILFQPNQKNPGKIFKGILRKYQKEGLAWMQHFKKTLLADEVGLGKTVQFLALVATVNQWPVLLVVPKHLMKQWRRKIDEFLELPVMKGQNYALFDRDDNIHFITGTKPYELPQVPMYITHYGLIGYWKDALDAYSFPIVGFDEIHHLRHTGTQKYSAASLLSEQAEYSIGMSATPIYNYGNEIHSVLNIIEHHCLGDWESFSREWCTGYGTKLVAEPEVLNNHLKNEGLLLRRTEDEAKLELPPLNRSIVDIDMDQDLFEKLLKEYETLDKAKKYSETSEWSLKGQLKTKIVEETRKATGIAKAAHVAIFVKSLLDTGEKVLLYGYHHQVYEIWEEEFKEYNPVFIHGKSKNRDESLDRFMNGDSKLLVMSLRTGEGIDGLQHACRFIVFGELDWSAGIHHQCEGRLARDGQKRTVFSYYLIASNTSDDQILETVGLKKSQFIQLMGDKQETPDEQQRSELLANKQMEVVIDNLKNMNVK, from the coding sequence GTGAATGCAGCTAAACAAATGAGTAGGAATTATTCTGCCCCAGCATATTTACAGCCTCAGAGAGAAACAACGTACTACGGAAGTATTGATTATGAAGACCGAACCGGTTCTTGGATCATACATGCACAACCAATCGTTCTGCAGCTAATAAAAAGATTATTTCCATCAGCTGATAGTCGAGGATCTGGTGTGGCAAGATTTAAGGCTAATAAGAGATCAACAGGGGATCTTAATTGGTTAATGCTCCGGTACCCACTAGAGGTTAAGTGTTATGAGAAGTGGGATAGCGAATACGTTAAGATTGTTAACCATGCGATAGAAAGTAGGAAAATACTTTTTCAACCAAATCAAAAGAATCCAGGTAAGATATTCAAAGGAATATTAAGAAAGTATCAAAAAGAGGGCTTAGCATGGATGCAACATTTCAAGAAAACATTATTGGCCGATGAGGTGGGGCTTGGGAAAACAGTGCAATTTTTAGCACTTGTAGCAACGGTAAATCAGTGGCCTGTCTTACTGGTTGTGCCAAAACATTTGATGAAGCAATGGCGCAGAAAAATTGACGAGTTTCTAGAACTTCCGGTTATGAAGGGACAGAACTATGCATTATTTGATAGGGATGACAATATTCACTTCATCACGGGTACCAAGCCTTATGAATTGCCACAGGTTCCTATGTATATTACACACTATGGGTTAATCGGTTATTGGAAGGACGCATTAGATGCTTACAGCTTCCCAATTGTAGGCTTTGATGAAATCCATCATTTACGGCACACAGGTACACAAAAGTATAGTGCAGCGTCCTTGCTTAGTGAACAAGCTGAATACTCAATAGGTATGTCGGCCACGCCAATCTACAATTACGGCAATGAGATCCATAGTGTATTAAATATTATTGAACATCACTGTTTAGGGGATTGGGAAAGCTTTTCGAGGGAATGGTGTACCGGTTATGGTACCAAACTTGTTGCCGAGCCTGAGGTGCTAAATAATCATTTGAAAAACGAAGGATTGTTATTACGTAGGACTGAAGATGAGGCTAAGCTGGAATTACCACCATTAAACCGTAGTATAGTTGACATCGATATGGACCAAGATCTATTCGAAAAGTTACTTAAGGAGTACGAAACATTAGATAAAGCAAAGAAATACAGTGAGACCAGTGAATGGAGCCTTAAAGGGCAATTAAAAACGAAAATAGTGGAAGAAACCCGTAAAGCTACAGGAATAGCGAAAGCTGCCCATGTAGCTATTTTTGTGAAAAGTTTACTGGATACAGGGGAAAAGGTTCTGTTATATGGTTATCACCACCAGGTGTACGAGATTTGGGAAGAAGAATTTAAAGAATATAACCCAGTGTTCATACATGGAAAGTCAAAGAATCGAGATGAAAGCCTGGATCGATTTATGAATGGGGATTCGAAGCTATTGGTGATGTCTCTTAGAACTGGGGAAGGAATTGATGGCCTGCAGCATGCTTGTAGATTCATTGTGTTTGGTGAACTTGATTGGTCAGCTGGTATTCATCATCAATGTGAGGGCCGATTAGCTAGAGACGGTCAAAAGAGAACTGTATTTTCTTATTACTTAATTGCTTCTAATACTTCTGATGATCAAATCTTAGAGACTGTAGGGCTAAAGAAAAGTCAGTTTATACAGTTGATGGGTGATAAGCAGGAAACGCCAGATGAACAACAGCGATCAGAACTTCTTGCAAATAAGCAAATGGAGGTAGTGATAGATAACTTAAAAAACATGAATGTTAAGTGA